TATCAAATTATGGgcatttaaaggtttaaaggtgacatattctcctcctcttcttcagtttaaagaagtctcagagctcctcaaaacatgtgtgtgaagtttcttgttctaaatccactctgatcctgtatttgatcatgcctataaacccctctatttcagccctgctcagaacaggctgtttctgtgtctgcatctttaaatatgtaaatgagctgtgtctgaccacgccccctctctggaagggcttgggtgtactcggtgctttctcgctccatgtcctattgtttacggtgagaaggcagactcagagggcagaacaaacacctagctgtgggagtgtcacccacctggggggaggagttactgccctttgtgatgtcatgaagggaaaatctccaaacggcctgtttgagcacacattttctgaaaagtggagcagacaaaagacggagaggatggacttttctcatcattggggggtttgtagacagactagagacacatattagagttagagaaacatggggaagtggattttacagaatatgcgACTTCTAACTCGATATATGATCATTATTTTCAACTTTAGGTGCCCCCCAAAATTGAAGAATTTGTCCTAAATGAGGGTTTGTTTGGTAACTTTTGTCTGTTGGTTTTATAGCCGTGCAGCATCAGAAACTCACTTAGAGATGATTTTTCACTTGTCAGTTTCGTCTCTCTCAGAACTCATCTTTCAAGACTTAAGATGTGAGGTCGAGTCATGTTTGCACAAAGAAAAgcaccctgtgtgtgtttttcttcttttgctgCAGCAATGTAAAGACTTATCATGTCCAGGCCCTGCTGTGTTTTCTCACCTGACTGTCGTTGTCGTCGACGATGTGACTCTGCTCCAGACACGCCGAGCCCACCAGAGTCTGCCTGCTGCTGTAGTACTGAGGAGGAGCGTCCTGTGAAAAGAGACACATGTTTGTCTCACTTTGCTCATCAATTCAGCCGAAGTCTTAACAACCTGTTGAATTTTTAACTTCCCCGCCGGGGGTCCTTGTCGCTCCTCCGACACTACAATCCGCTCATTTCAGCCCAATTGAGCGATTTTCATGCCTTGTTTCATCACTGTAGACACCGCCTGCTTTAGCAATACCATAAATTACCCCGATCAATAAGACCAACACCCCCCCTGTTTCCGTGCCCCCTCCCCGTCCCTCCCCCCTCTAACACAGACCTGTCACTGTTTCACTGTATGAGCTGCAGGaatcctgcttttaaaaaaaaggccgGCCAGTAAAGAAGGTAATTGCCTCTGGCTCTAAATGAGCGTCCTTTGTGTGGAGGACAATGTGGCGTCCTACTGTGTCATCAGGCTCCCCGGGCAACACACCACACCGTGTGGTCTGTGTGCGGCTGCAGCAGGTAGCTCCTAACGAGCAACGCTGcaatacacacatcacagacgACAACGCAACACGACAACAagacaagacaacacaacaacaagagagagagagagagagagagagcaaagtcTAAACTGCTCAAGTACGTGAAatgttgccaacatatttgtgcaggagtttgcctgaaATCTTTATTAACTTAAACCAAGAATTTACCCAATATTAGGTGGTAAGACTTCTACatctgttgccgtggtaacaaacaggtatcgatatcgCTTAGAGGTTTAAAGATCGGATGTCGAGACAGCCCGAGACGTTAATAAAGGAGATTTCCTTTGAGTACATTTATCTGAAGTAGAGTTTCTGCACACaatgaaatgcatttaaaaaaaaatctgacttaTTGTATAAAGGTTGTGTTGATGTTGCTGTCGTTATGGCAACCTGAGTTCAAGCACCTTTTATGATAAGTATGAtatattgtagagacaggacagtgggtagaggtGGAAAGCCTCAGTACTTGGGGCGCCCTGACTAATGTTGTGGTCTTGGGACCAATTTTTGGAGGCCTCGGTTTCGTCTaagaattgaaagcatttttagtTGGTCTTGTCCacttcattactgtgattaaaaAACGCTTCTCTCTAAAATGATGACTAACTTTAActaatttgtagtttgatttttatcccctggttacggcctcaaccttcccagtgttatGTGTAAAGGGAGTGACACGCCTCCTGTACACAAGATGATGacttttcagagatatttatggtctcggtctcggatatgtcttggtctcttgactacaacactagtacAAACTAACCACAGGCCACTGGCACCCCGTGTAAAGCATCATAACATGacgtttaaaaacatttattgatgtttatttttgcctaaaaaatgcaaaaatagccccaaaaaaaccaaaaaaagaaacgttGAATAACTACGACTTCTAGGTATTAATATAGTCTGACTTTTACTAGACTTGAATAGAAACTTGAAAATGTGGTTCCCCTCCTCAGGAGAATATGAAAGAGGATTTCCTTCCAGGAGGATCTGAAACAGAGGTAAGATTTCTGCACGCAAAGAAGCGAATGAAAACATCAGATTTATTGTCTAAAGTTTGATGCTTTATGTCTTTAcaactctttttgttttaatacttaaaaaaagtgaaacaatcTATGATGTCCAAATGTGTGATGgtactgaagagagagagagaactttctagattgcacaaatacattggtaacgtttgtgcaggagtttacttGAAATTTCtaccagttaaaaacaagacgTTATCCTGTATTTGGCGTCcatgacttctatttttgttactatggtaactaaACCGTTATaagttgtttgatttttactagttTCAAATCAAAGTTTCAAAAATCTGACAACCCAAAGTTGAACTTTATAAAATATTCATCAGATTGATCATTTTCCCAGGCCGCCGCTCAAACAATGACATCACTCACACTCAGAGTGACGCACTCTGTCGACCTTTGCCACGACACTCACATCgtttcagacagagagagagtccacTCCGAAAAAGGTGAAGCCAAAGGTCACGTTCCCTCGCTGGTTTCTACTTTTAAGAGGCGAACAGAAAAGTCCTGAAGGAAAGAGGAACAGAAAGGAGACTTGTCCTTTTGTCTCGGCCAGTGTGAAAAAGCACAACCGTGTAAAATCAGTGTTGAAGTCGGGGGAGGAGCCCCGGCAGCAGCGTGTCTTTTTTTCTACCTCTGCAGCCTAAAGGAGATCCATTGTCCCCGTTGTGTCCCCAACACCCACAGAGGGCTCTGCCCCCCATTCATGCTGCAAACTGAAGCAGGGCGAGGTATGTGACGATGAAGTTAAAGACATGAGCAGAGTGACAGAGTGAGGAATGACCGACCGCcttcaaaagaaaatcacatttaTGTCAAGAACTgatttattctctctctctctctctttctctctttacttAATTTCtatgattgttttaaaaaaattccctggcttctctgacaacaatgcagcagccagtatgtcctccttctaactttagattctgctcctgaatgctctggatttgtttggaccagagaaggtaggtggttttaagacacccccccacacggccgttttggacgcccctcggtttgccagatacgagagcagttatcaggtcaaaccaacaggtgttgcagcgatggaagcgggcaagagaagtggttcagatagaagtgattgtacccgacctaaaaagcctctgcatgtttctaataagctccaggagcagaaacgtgctcaaactaggatcaatattggagatgcttttgaaaaatggagagaggttagaacacagaaaggtttacagacccatgcagagctggctaaacactgaagcttcagagtccaccacatggcaacctgcatgagcatcgactctagagaggaggggggggagagagctctctatgatgtttagaatttggactgcagtacccattttaaccactaggtgtcagagttacatactgctcctttaagtaaactcaaataatgtttgtttttatcttcctCTCTTGATTATACATGAGTGACTTTGTAATGTATGTGTACATTTTGTTTGAAGTTATTTACACACGTTTTTTTGCTCTTAAAGACGTGTTAGCGTTTGTAAATATGCAGATGGACACACTCCCCTCTCTAATGTGTACATGCAGTTTGAGTGCCTTTGTGTGAAACAGACAGTTCAGCTGTAAAGTACAGAAAGAATCTGTCCTGTATCTAATGAAACTCTGATGTCTGACTCAGGCTGTGACTAAAGCCGCCGTGTTGTCTTATCAGCAGCAGCGTGCATGAATACAGCTGTGAGAGGTCAGTTTGTCCCAGTGCAACGCTCTGTTAGTTCCTCAAACGGGACAGCAGAGCCTCTCCGTtaaacacagctgcacagagctTCCCATCTGctgacaggggggggggggcattagTCGTGTCTCTGCAACCCGAAGATAACACGCAAACTTCTCCCCCGGGATTTAAGGAAAGAGGAAGTAGAGAGAACAAGCGACCAATGAGAAGTCACCTCAGAGAGGAGTGTTTACATGCAGAGATTTATGgtgtcaaaaaaaacattcagaaaatgtCACAGGaggctctcttttttttaaagctccagGTGAGGTTTGCTTCACCTGTGATGCTGATCTGAGTGATTTATTCACTGCAGCACGACCAAGAGGCATCAATATTCTCGCTGAGTGCTAATTCTGTCCAAATCCATTAGAGCCGCACCGTGGCGTTGGGAGATATTTCTGCAGGGTTGTTAATTCCACTGAGGCAAACTGACGACGATCATATCACGTTTTATTCTCGTCTCGTTCCCCGCAACCGTGCAAATTGAATGTGACACTTGTTAATGGGGTCTGTCTTTAAGTCTGGGTGAGCTCTGTTTGAGTGTCAACAAACAGAAAGCTCAGCACCTCTCTCCTTTGGTTTGTCACACTTTGGGAAAGGGAGGGCTTACCATATCTGCACGCGGCCCCCGACAGGAGCGCATCCTGCAGCACTGAGGGTCTTTGCGGTACATGATGGACAGCAGCACCACGATGACCACGAAGAGGATCAGAGAGGAAACTGCAGGACAAAGAAGGAAAATGTGTGTCAATCacagctcagacacacacacagggaggtgTGTAAACAGTTTGAATCTCTGAGAAATAAACGACAAGATGAGAGAGACTGCTCAAATTAAAGGATATTCTGGTGCCAGATTCATCTTCAAAAATTAGAgtagaaaatacaaaactacaaGAGAAGAGAGCAAGAAAATATAGAGTGTAGAAGGGTCAGATGTAGAGAAAAGGCCTCTTAAAAACTGAAGTGAAATAAGTCTAGGAGAAAACAGAGCAATAAGTGAAGAAGCAGACAAACTGATAATACAGTAAAAGTCATAAAAATTTACTTTCAGTAACTTCTTATGTGTTTATTGCTTTTTAAAGTGTTGTTGCACCCTTGAAATGAACCGGTCAGAACTCGTCCATCTTCACTTTTAgcaacttttattaaagaaatgcccacagctttacacaagctttgtttttcagcctacacacacctctgtgtgtTCTTCACTGAGCCTCTCTTAAAGGGCCAGTGTCTTAATTTTAAAAAGGTAGATCATAAAACACAGTATTTACTGTttataactgtttttttttactaattatcttagaaatataaattaactgaaatacTATTGGAAATTAAATTAGTTGAACTAGACACACTGAtataacaaaatgacagaaaaaaatatgagaatatgaaaaagcattttcagcGTGTTACAGTGTCATCATGATTGAAATGGTGAAGACTAATGTCCTGCCTTTgcattaaagagaaaataatgtttctttctatttctatttcagGTTCtgagaaacacagaagaagagcacAGCATGCTTATTAATCCTCACTGCATGATAATGAAATGTAATATTAAACATGAGATTTTTGAGTGACAGTTTTTCCACCTTATGGAAACTTAAAAAAGGTGTAACTTATCTTCTTTCTCCCGCCTGTCAGTCAAAAACAGTGACAGCTTCTTAGACAATAAAAGACTTGATAGAAGTTAATTAATTGTAATTATGGTCGAAAGCTTTGAGTGCGAAATGTGGCAGTTGAATCTGCACATGTCGGatatgaataaaaaaggaattatacagaagaagaagaagaagaagatgcaaAGAAGTGCAGACTTGTTCCCCCTGCTCAGATaatctgacttttaaaaaagagTCGCTGTTCTTTgttatgtttgacattttactcACAGGAGGCAGCGAGCACAGTGAGCTGCTCCGAGCTCAGCTGTGAGGAGGGGACGGTCACGGTGGGACTCGGACTTGTGGACATTTCCTCCTCCTCGGTGTAAAGTGTGAATGTTCCCTTCAGAGATCCTCCAGAGCTCCTAAGGCTCAGCGCGACTCCTCTCATCCtactttgaagaaaaaaacgTATCTGAGGGAGAAACGGAGTCCGGCCACTCTGTCGCTCCtacctcatcatcatcatcatcgtctcTTCGGTCCCCGGACACGGTGAGCGGTGagtgacacgcacacacacacacacacacacacacaacacaaggaCCGTCCTCACGCGCTACTTCCTGCAGCTCGTTTGAAACTCTAAACACAGCGCGTGTGAGCTCGTGGATGCGCGGGGACGTCCTCCTCTTCTCACCGCGTGACGTCACTCTGTGTCCGCAGCAGTTTATTGAGTCGTGGATTGGATCTTTAACTGGAAGCAGAACACTCATTTCTGGAGATAATAGAGTGGATAAGAAgcacttaaagctcctgtgaggagtttttagatGATTATGAAAccgactgaaatgaatactgaagCCTCTTAATAACCAACAAGCGCAAACAAGACCACCAGCATCCAAACTGACTATTTCTATGTCGTTATTTTTGTAAATCAGTTATTAGTAAAGAAGTAACATGCTCTACTTTgcccacagggggcgccaaaatcaacacaaactaaaagttcatcacaggagctttaaacctGATTTAACACCACAAGTTTGTGTATCCCTGTACAACGTTTCACTCCTTAGTTTCAGAAGTTGTTGTCgaataaagattgttttttaaaaatgttttctgaagtAAAGTTGTCGGCTTTCGAGGTTCACTATATGACATTACATTTGATGTTCAGAGAGAGCAGACGATGGCTGCTCCCTCAGAGTGAATCCTCCAGACCAGACTGAGTTAACACTCTGGATGCCTGAGCTGGAGTCCTGTTACCGTGGAGACAATGGGGGTCTGGTCTGGTTTCTAAACAGACAAAAAACCATGAGAGCGGCATTAGCATTCATGGGAGGGACTATGGGAAATATGCAAACTGATACCATTTGAAtgatttcaaaaacactttttttaccttctttttggcaattttttaaaaatcaacaactGTTCTCCTGTAATAcagaaaacaattcaaataaGGAGGCACTGATTCTGTCCCTGGTTATGACAATATGTGAAAATGAGAATACAGATTTGTATGTTTGGGAACCAAAAGCCTGAGACAACGATAAGATTAAAAAGATTCAAGTGAAGATAAGAAAGAGAATATTTAGGGTAAAACATCTGCGGTAAGGGTCTGTAATGTTtacatatttaacatttaacattcaacatAAACAGTGAAAATTAATTTTATCAAATCGAGGTAGTGGTTGTTATTCTTCATGACAAACTTTATGACAACAGTGATGTGGAGATCACAGACGAGTCAGTTTTTAGAGCCAACTCCTTTGAGAAGATTATTATTTAAAGCATTTTCTAAGGAGGTGTTTAACAGTtgtgattgtattttatttgcatACAAACCGTTTGAGAATGATATGGGGAGCAAAACACGGTCAAACGTTTATATTTTAATGCAGTGTCATGTGATCCAGGTGTGGACCGTGCACATGTAAAGTGCCCCTTTGTGCCAGTCAATGAGAAgtaggggtgcagaaatgcaaaatttcctctaatcgattactcttcccattgttaaagcgagtactcgagtaatcgttttgtagttctttttttttctgtaattctTTTCCCCCAtgggaggccccgcccccaactatgacgcgatgccaactgtatctattgattaatttgaatcttcgggattttaataattgttagtaagaggcctttgtattaacattcaaatatgacatttcttacttcaacagacagcaaacctcaaataaaaattcacacagatGCATTCTgaccgttttaacactttattatatTTAGTGCAGTGTGGCGAGTGGACGTGCAGACGTGCAGACCTCAATGCGCACTCATCGCACGtggaagctgttttgacagcaacattctgttaacaaagactacagtctgcagtgtagagcacactttactctggtaaatgaagttacaatagaacaggtgaacgATTTAAGcgtctgtctgtttcatctttctcctctgtgcgtaatgacacactcgctcaatctcgcTCATCCGTCTgctatgagctatttctccctataaggttgttacattttgtagttattaaaagaataatcatctaaaattccaaaatgtaggaaaacattttgttagGGTAGCAGCGTAGGGATCAACAacggacgcgtttcagcacagagcctttatcagcgctttgtttgtcatcgattttctttttgcgctcgtgctcctttttttctgttttgaattaggcctatcctagaacccacaatgcaacaagaaacatttacaaaaatgtggactacaaatcgattatcgattacattttttttgtaaccgatTATTATTTGTTTGCACCCCTAATGAGAAGTATTGTGTTGTGGAAATGAGGAGGCTTATGCTGGTTACACACTAGATGATTTTGGGCCCGATTTGACCCCCCACCTCCACAACAATTTGGAGGGCATGGCTCGATTTGAGGTTTGTCACAACCgattatttttcaaacaatcCTCAAGTGTCGATACGATTAATTTACTGCTCCGATCGAGGGTCCCCAAAGATGAATATCGAACATGTTTGCTCTCTATGATTCCAGATCGGGCTGCTTCAGATGGAAAACCTgcaatagccaatgagagcggaGCAGACCGTGACGCATCACTTACCTGATGTTACAACTCAGCTCCTATACCATCGCCTCAGCCAGGATTTCACCCATATCTTTTTCTCGGGTAAAACAGAACACACTGCAGGACAGCCAACTGACGACGTCTATTGTTCTCcatattgtttttcttctgaagtcatgtttgatcacgtgtgtttctgtgattcCTTGTGTCTGTAGATTCACCACTGGGAAATTGTTACTACAAACCGCAGGCGTGTGGCCGAatcattctacaattcacttagcagacgcttttatccaaagcgacgtacatcagagagtaagtacaacacaagcaaggatctagaaaaaaaagggaacaatgaaTCATCTAATGCATTGGTTCCCATCTTGGGGTCCGACACCCCTGAGGGGGGGCGCCTGAGATCTCAGGGGGGCGTGGTTATCTTTTCTTAGATACAATTATGGGCAGGCTCCAAGGACTAAAGTTTGGGAAGGGGACCCCTGATTTAATGTGTGCCTTTCACAggattataataataaaatggtGGAAACTatcctttttttctctggtctcccacctttttttaaatcatctggCAAGTAGCCGACTTTAGTATATTTATTTTAGAGAATTTAAGAGGAAAATATGTGCAAACAACCGCTATTGAAAACATTGATATGTCTGATTTATATCTAAATATacgttaaataataatataatatagatAATAATGTATCATGTAATAAGAGAGGTTTGGAAGACGAAAGAGCCGCTCTATATTAGTGAGCCGAGCAAAATGATCCGATCCCTGAAAAGAGCCGAACTTCCCGCCGCTCTG
This Labrus bergylta chromosome 16, fLabBer1.1, whole genome shotgun sequence DNA region includes the following protein-coding sequences:
- the si:ch73-364h19.1 gene encoding uncharacterized protein si:ch73-364h19.1 isoform X1; the protein is MRGVALSLRSSGGSLKGTFTLYTEEEEMSTSPSPTVTVPSSQLSSEQLTVLAASFSSLILFVVIVVLLSIMYRKDPQCCRMRSCRGPRADMDAPPQYYSSRQTLVGSACLEQSHIVDDNDSQQVGQLFFVGLPSSYSLPALDAPLPRLPSYESVRKKDRQRQIHMMIADRFGLNGPIVSEPPPTYEESLRQSVELPYDILSSAPDLPPPHSFYTNPGLDAPHQVGSDTLPM
- the si:ch73-364h19.1 gene encoding uncharacterized protein si:ch73-364h19.1 isoform X3 — its product is MRGVALSLRSSGGSLKGTFTLYTEEEEMSTSPSPTVTVPSSQLSSEQLTVLAASFSSLILFVVIVVLLSIMYRKDPQCCRMRSCRGPRADMDAPPQYYSSRQTLVGSACLEQSHIVDDNDSQQVGQLFFVGLPSSYSLPALDAPLPRLPSYESVRKKDRQRQIHMMIADRFGLNGPIPPPTYEESLRQSVELPYDILSSAPDLPPPHSFYTNPGLDAPHQVGSDTLPM
- the si:ch73-364h19.1 gene encoding uncharacterized protein si:ch73-364h19.1 isoform X2, whose amino-acid sequence is MRGVALSLRSSGGSLKGTFTLYTEEEEMSTSPSPTVTVPSSQLSSEQLTVLAASFSSLILFVVIVVLLSIMYRKDPQCCRMRSCRGPRADMDAPPQYYSSRQTLVGSACLEQSHIVDDNDSQVGQLFFVGLPSSYSLPALDAPLPRLPSYESVRKKDRQRQIHMMIADRFGLNGPIVSEPPPTYEESLRQSVELPYDILSSAPDLPPPHSFYTNPGLDAPHQVGSDTLPM